Proteins from a single region of Bremerella sp. JC817:
- a CDS encoding response regulator codes for MKSILIADDNCDVVDILKRRCEKLGLNVVTADNAMDALKLADSVRPEAIILDIHMPQGNGLTVAEMLSNHEQLQSVPVIILTGSSSEEIIKRCHQLCAYYIPKSTDIWRHIEPVLCELLEINEDPMDVPEMPSDQKLSESLAILDRVFAILGVEVNDSPQPAEGSEPVVEQNTPWVLTIEDDEDVAIALKMRLKEVGIIAVHAAEGTAGYRSAFMSAPSAIILDYELPRGNGDYVLRRLKESPVTSSIPVIVLTGRKEPFIERQMRSMGANAFFTKPFQWGRIKQTLEDLLPAGMVH; via the coding sequence ATGAAATCGATCCTGATTGCGGACGATAACTGCGATGTCGTCGATATTTTAAAACGACGTTGCGAGAAACTTGGGCTGAACGTTGTGACGGCCGACAACGCGATGGACGCATTGAAACTTGCCGACTCGGTTCGACCGGAAGCGATCATTCTCGACATCCATATGCCGCAGGGAAATGGCCTGACGGTTGCCGAGATGCTGTCCAACCACGAACAACTGCAGTCTGTTCCGGTCATTATTTTAACCGGTAGCTCGTCGGAAGAGATTATCAAGCGATGCCATCAACTTTGTGCCTACTACATTCCCAAATCAACCGATATCTGGCGTCACATCGAGCCAGTCTTGTGTGAACTTTTAGAAATCAATGAGGATCCGATGGACGTTCCTGAAATGCCGAGTGATCAGAAGCTTTCCGAGTCGCTGGCAATCCTGGACCGCGTGTTTGCGATCCTGGGTGTTGAAGTCAACGACAGCCCTCAGCCTGCAGAAGGAAGCGAGCCCGTCGTCGAACAAAACACCCCGTGGGTGCTGACGATCGAAGACGACGAAGACGTTGCCATAGCGCTGAAGATGCGGCTGAAAGAAGTTGGCATCATTGCCGTGCATGCCGCGGAGGGAACGGCCGGTTATCGCAGTGCGTTCATGTCGGCCCCCAGCGCGATCATTCTCGACTACGAACTGCCACGCGGCAACGGCGACTACGTCTTGCGACGTTTGAAAGAATCGCCGGTCACCAGTTCGATTCCGGTCATCGTGTTGACCGGCCGCAAGGAACCGTTCATCGAACGGCAGATGCGAAGCATGGGAGCGAATGCCTTCTTTACGAAGCCGTTCCAGTGGGGACGGATCAAGCAAACGCTCGAAGATCTATTGCCGGCCGGCATGGTGCACTAA
- a CDS encoding response regulator, whose translation MDDSRKILIVDDEHDIREGVSYRLRAAGYATLSAENGIEGIASARLHRPDAILLDVQMPEKDGIETLREMRRDTEISSIPIVMLSASLRDELRALDAGARFFVQKPYDGSQLLFALEAALSPVMVGSD comes from the coding sequence ATGGATGATTCAAGAAAAATTCTGATCGTCGACGACGAACACGACATTCGCGAAGGAGTTTCTTACCGACTTCGAGCTGCCGGCTACGCGACGCTTTCGGCTGAGAATGGCATAGAGGGAATTGCGTCGGCCCGGTTGCATCGACCCGATGCGATTTTGCTGGATGTTCAGATGCCAGAGAAGGATGGCATCGAGACCTTACGAGAAATGCGACGAGACACGGAAATCAGTTCCATCCCGATTGTCATGCTTTCGGCCAGTTTGCGTGACGAACTCCGTGCCTTGGATGCGGGTGCCCGTTTCTTTGTGCAAAAGCCTTACGACGGATCACAACTACTTTTCGCATTGGAAGCAGCCCTATCACCTGTCATGGTCGGAAGCGACTGA
- a CDS encoding SgcJ/EcaC family oxidoreductase: MNLFSWGPTARCYGALLACCCAMSLANAVLAEEPASPPSELETNLKASLDQLQAAFNSHDAQAVASLWEQEGIHRQATTGDQIKGRDAILKAYTELFQSEPNARLIITLNAVREVSPTVADVKCSTQLMHSDRSISYSRFSAVLVKQGDKWLLDHVEEFDVALPVETSAGALSKLGWLVGVWSDTVKDAHVSSKVRWVGGGNFLIREYHMVTPQGIAGAGTQVIGWDGEHNVIRCWQFDGDGSFGEGTWQETSKNIWHCPMVVKLTDGRRASFTQIIERVSDKELKLTIVNMEVDGLSLPNVGPDRLVRQGN, encoded by the coding sequence ATGAATTTGTTTTCCTGGGGGCCAACCGCCCGTTGTTATGGTGCGCTGTTGGCGTGCTGCTGCGCTATGAGCCTGGCGAATGCAGTTCTCGCCGAAGAACCCGCTTCGCCACCGAGCGAGTTGGAAACGAACCTGAAGGCTTCGCTCGATCAGCTTCAAGCAGCCTTCAACTCGCACGATGCCCAAGCTGTTGCTTCGCTCTGGGAACAAGAAGGCATCCATCGCCAGGCAACCACCGGCGATCAAATCAAGGGGCGCGACGCCATTCTCAAGGCGTACACCGAATTATTTCAAAGCGAACCCAACGCCAGGCTGATCATCACGCTCAATGCCGTTCGCGAAGTTTCGCCCACGGTGGCCGACGTGAAGTGCTCGACCCAGTTGATGCACTCGGACCGCAGCATTAGCTACTCGAGATTTTCGGCTGTGCTGGTCAAGCAAGGCGACAAGTGGCTGTTGGACCATGTCGAAGAATTCGACGTCGCTTTGCCGGTGGAAACGTCTGCCGGAGCGCTCTCGAAGCTAGGCTGGCTGGTCGGTGTCTGGAGTGATACCGTCAAAGACGCCCATGTCAGCAGTAAGGTGCGCTGGGTTGGCGGTGGCAACTTTCTGATTCGCGAATACCACATGGTGACACCGCAAGGGATCGCCGGTGCCGGGACCCAGGTCATTGGCTGGGATGGCGAACATAACGTGATTCGTTGTTGGCAGTTCGATGGCGATGGGAGCTTCGGTGAAGGTACCTGGCAAGAGACGAGCAAAAACATCTGGCACTGCCCGATGGTCGTCAAGCTGACCGATGGCCGCCGAGCATCGTTTACCCAGATCATCGAACGGGTCTCAGACAAAGAGCTCAAACTGACCATCGTGAATATGGAAGTGGATGGCTTGTCCCTTCCCAACGTGGGACCAGATCGCCTGGTTCGACAGGGCAACTAG
- a CDS encoding choice-of-anchor I family protein → MKLLRLGIAMMASLLIAPTVVAGPLDFLFGTPTLVEEWRYVAASGSGASEIAAYDSTSKKVFLTNVNDGTIDVLDALTGDLLESIPAGKVNSVAAHEGLVAIAVEAETTGVRGKVMLVDADDYSVIAEVTAGYLPDMVTFTPNGKYVLVANEGEPDDDYVIDPVGSISIIDVRKPAKPKVYEAGFESFNADEATLKAAGVRIFGPGATVAMDMEPEYIAVSADSRTAYVSCQENNAVAIVNIASKKIISINPLGYKDHSLAKNAMDASNRDDAINIQPWPTKGMYQPDAIASTDFLGFTLIATANEGDARDYDGYSEEARVKDLVLDPDAFPDAEFLQEDENLGRLNSTLANGDIDNDGDFDEIYSYGARSFSIWLFTPFGQTVQLFDSGDQFEQITAAQVPDYFNSQEGDADEFDSRSDDKGPEPEAIDIGTDLGATWAFIGLERVGGVMLYDITNPLNPEFVQYERNLIDAAPEGIDFISRGDSPFTEPAIVVSHEVSGTATMYKVKRVGGLFSDLLND, encoded by the coding sequence ATGAAATTGCTACGCTTGGGCATTGCGATGATGGCGTCGCTGCTGATCGCCCCAACAGTCGTTGCTGGCCCGCTCGACTTTCTGTTTGGCACGCCGACGCTGGTGGAAGAGTGGCGATATGTGGCTGCCAGTGGTTCCGGTGCTTCCGAGATCGCTGCATATGACTCGACCTCGAAGAAGGTCTTCCTGACGAACGTGAACGATGGCACGATCGATGTGCTGGATGCCCTCACTGGTGATCTTCTCGAATCGATTCCGGCCGGAAAGGTGAACAGTGTCGCTGCTCACGAAGGTCTCGTCGCGATCGCCGTCGAAGCGGAAACGACCGGTGTGCGTGGCAAAGTGATGCTGGTCGACGCCGACGACTATAGCGTGATCGCGGAAGTCACTGCCGGTTACCTGCCGGACATGGTGACCTTTACGCCGAACGGCAAGTACGTCCTCGTCGCAAATGAAGGCGAACCGGATGACGACTACGTGATCGATCCGGTTGGTTCGATTTCGATTATCGATGTTCGCAAGCCTGCCAAGCCGAAAGTCTACGAAGCCGGCTTCGAGTCGTTCAACGCGGATGAAGCGACCCTGAAGGCAGCTGGCGTTCGCATCTTTGGCCCTGGTGCCACCGTCGCCATGGACATGGAACCGGAGTACATCGCGGTTTCGGCCGACTCGCGTACGGCTTATGTTTCCTGTCAGGAAAACAACGCGGTTGCTATTGTGAATATCGCCTCGAAGAAAATCATCTCGATCAATCCGCTAGGCTACAAAGATCACTCGCTGGCGAAGAATGCCATGGACGCGTCGAACCGCGACGATGCCATCAACATCCAGCCTTGGCCCACCAAGGGGATGTATCAGCCAGATGCGATCGCGTCGACCGACTTCCTCGGCTTCACGCTGATTGCGACGGCTAACGAAGGAGATGCTCGCGACTACGACGGCTATTCGGAAGAAGCTCGCGTGAAGGACCTGGTCCTCGATCCGGACGCTTTCCCCGATGCCGAGTTTCTGCAGGAAGATGAAAACCTGGGACGTCTAAACTCGACGCTGGCCAACGGCGATATCGACAACGATGGCGACTTCGACGAGATCTACAGCTACGGTGCTCGTTCGTTCTCGATCTGGTTGTTCACGCCGTTCGGGCAGACGGTTCAGTTGTTCGACAGCGGCGACCAGTTCGAGCAGATTACGGCCGCGCAGGTACCTGACTATTTCAACTCGCAAGAAGGAGACGCGGATGAATTCGATTCGCGTAGCGACGACAAAGGCCCAGAGCCTGAAGCGATTGATATCGGTACCGATCTGGGAGCGACTTGGGCGTTCATCGGTTTGGAACGGGTCGGTGGTGTGATGTTGTACGACATCACCAATCCATTAAACCCAGAGTTCGTCCAGTACGAGCGGAACCTGATCGATGCGGCTCCGGAAGGAATCGACTTTATCTCGCGTGGCGACAGCCCGTTCACCGAGCCCGCGATTGTGGTCTCGCATGAAGTGAGCGGCACAGCCACCATGTACAAGGTGAAGCGTGTCGGCGGATTGTTCTCGGATCTATTGAACGACTAA
- a CDS encoding metalloregulator ArsR/SmtB family transcription factor, giving the protein MTTENEHSADVPDVSECATYLKALGDPIRLQIVKALQAGPLSVSDLALLLEMEMANVSHHLRVLFHADLVSTQREGRHIYYQLNCDFQKKSRAASSSLDFGCCRIDLRN; this is encoded by the coding sequence ATGACCACGGAAAACGAACATTCGGCAGACGTTCCTGACGTCTCCGAATGCGCCACCTACCTGAAAGCGCTCGGCGATCCGATTCGGCTGCAGATTGTGAAAGCACTTCAGGCCGGTCCGTTGAGCGTTTCTGACCTGGCACTGCTGCTCGAGATGGAGATGGCCAACGTCTCGCATCACTTGCGGGTGCTATTTCATGCCGACCTGGTCAGCACGCAGCGCGAAGGACGGCATATCTATTATCAGTTAAACTGCGACTTCCAGAAGAAATCGCGTGCCGCGAGTTCTTCGCTCGACTTCGGCTGCTGCCGGATCGACCTGCGGAACTAG
- a CDS encoding ADP-ribosylglycohydrolase family protein, with the protein MAKLSRSQRIAGCLLTGALGDAIAAPYETSPPGQSLVAGKQLRTTDDTQLTLATCEAIVARSAVDPAAIAQAMLHWFQAGRIRGIGSSTLKSMRDLTVGVHWADAGSTGERSAGNGAAMRIAPLAFLLDPDEAAQRTLIRDICWITHHNDEAYIGALAIVYAIRMVTAEDADEPDLITKITERLPDSNVRDRLGEVANGVSYLDYAQAHLPTGYVVDSVPAAILAATQYADPLVMFRDIVTGGGDVDTVASMAGQILGAEQGIMPSVAELLPTVDLYEEIKTIAARFGESRLDSAD; encoded by the coding sequence GTGGCAAAGCTCTCTCGCTCACAGCGAATCGCCGGCTGTTTGCTGACCGGTGCCTTGGGAGACGCGATTGCGGCTCCCTACGAGACCTCTCCGCCCGGGCAAAGCCTGGTCGCCGGGAAGCAACTTCGCACGACCGACGACACGCAACTGACGTTGGCTACCTGTGAAGCGATTGTGGCTCGGTCCGCGGTCGATCCGGCGGCAATTGCCCAGGCGATGCTACACTGGTTTCAAGCAGGACGAATCCGCGGAATTGGTTCTAGCACCTTGAAGTCAATGCGCGATCTGACCGTCGGAGTTCACTGGGCCGATGCGGGTTCCACGGGCGAACGTTCGGCCGGCAACGGGGCCGCGATGCGAATTGCACCGTTGGCTTTTCTGCTTGATCCGGATGAAGCCGCGCAAAGAACGCTCATTCGAGACATCTGTTGGATCACGCATCATAACGACGAGGCCTACATCGGTGCCTTAGCAATCGTTTACGCCATTCGAATGGTCACCGCCGAAGATGCCGACGAACCCGATTTAATCACGAAGATAACCGAACGGTTGCCGGACTCGAATGTTCGTGATCGGCTGGGGGAAGTGGCGAACGGCGTTTCGTATCTCGACTACGCTCAGGCCCATCTCCCGACCGGATACGTGGTCGACTCGGTGCCAGCCGCGATCTTGGCGGCGACGCAGTACGCCGATCCGTTGGTCATGTTTCGCGACATCGTCACCGGCGGAGGCGATGTCGACACGGTCGCTTCGATGGCAGGACAGATCCTCGGTGCAGAGCAGGGGATTATGCCTTCGGTGGCGGAGCTTCTGCCGACAGTTGACTTATATGAAGAGATCAAAACGATCGCGGCACGTTTCGGCGAGAGTCGACTAGATTCTGCCGATTAG
- a CDS encoding ATP-binding cassette domain-containing protein — MESSAAPTIQFQDTGRIFAGAWALRQVNASLLPGSVYAVLGANGAGKSTLLRLVAGWLPASEGRIYLGPSPMRPTAIHLRRKVMLLDDTSGDRQATLSSPVDDLCQLVRDYHADRPGIEDEIANWFERLRLVPVSRSKRGEMSKGQAYKITMVGLFAIAPPIWLLDEPFSAGLDAEGLQILEKQIREHAHRGGTVIFSSQWPEHARRLADGALVLHEGNLVWSGVPDEKPNDELTDTAAPALQAVLQGLGPS; from the coding sequence GTGGAATCATCTGCCGCACCAACGATTCAGTTTCAAGACACCGGACGAATCTTCGCCGGAGCCTGGGCTTTGCGACAAGTGAATGCGAGCTTGCTGCCAGGCAGTGTCTACGCTGTGCTGGGGGCGAATGGCGCCGGTAAGTCGACTCTGCTACGGCTGGTGGCTGGATGGCTTCCGGCAAGCGAAGGACGAATCTACCTGGGGCCTTCTCCGATGCGTCCCACGGCCATTCATTTGCGACGAAAGGTCATGCTGCTGGACGACACCAGCGGAGATCGTCAGGCCACGCTCAGTAGTCCGGTCGACGATCTGTGCCAACTGGTACGCGACTATCATGCCGATCGGCCTGGCATTGAAGATGAGATCGCCAACTGGTTCGAAAGGCTGCGGCTGGTGCCGGTATCGCGGTCGAAGCGTGGCGAGATGTCGAAAGGGCAGGCCTACAAAATCACGATGGTCGGACTGTTCGCGATCGCTCCGCCGATCTGGCTGCTGGACGAACCATTCTCAGCTGGTCTCGATGCGGAAGGATTGCAGATCCTGGAGAAGCAGATTCGCGAACATGCCCACCGTGGTGGGACGGTTATCTTTTCAAGTCAATGGCCGGAACATGCTCGGCGTTTAGCCGATGGTGCGTTGGTCCTGCATGAAGGAAACCTTGTCTGGAGTGGTGTGCCTGACGAAAAGCCAAATGACGAGCTGACCGATACCGCGGCGCCTGCGTTACAGGCGGTGCTGCAAGGTCTGGGGCCATCATGA
- a CDS encoding phosphate ABC transporter ATP-binding protein has translation MIRTESLSVHYGKTTAVREVSLQVPDGHVTAIVGPSGCGKSSFLLTLNRMIDLIPDATTTGRILIGGQDIYQPGLDTAQLRRRVGGIAQKPNPFPLSIRKNIHLVLKAQQNRTRAELDEITETALQDVGLWDEVKDRLDRPALQLSGGQQQRLCIARALALKPAYLLMDEPCSALDPIASAKVEGLIEDLRRRYTIVIVTHNLAQARRLADDVAVFWVQDGSGQMIEFGTSEKVFSTPDNPTSAAYLSGIQG, from the coding sequence ATGATTCGCACCGAATCGCTGAGTGTTCATTACGGCAAAACGACAGCCGTCCGAGAGGTATCGCTCCAGGTTCCGGACGGCCATGTCACGGCGATCGTGGGTCCGTCAGGTTGCGGGAAGAGTAGTTTCTTGCTGACTTTGAACCGGATGATCGATTTGATCCCAGACGCGACCACGACCGGCCGAATATTGATTGGCGGCCAGGACATTTATCAGCCTGGCTTGGACACCGCTCAGCTTCGGCGGCGAGTCGGCGGGATCGCTCAAAAGCCGAATCCATTTCCGTTGTCGATCCGGAAGAACATTCACCTTGTCCTGAAAGCCCAACAGAACCGAACCAGGGCCGAGTTGGACGAGATCACCGAAACGGCTCTACAAGATGTCGGACTTTGGGACGAGGTCAAAGATCGGCTCGACCGCCCTGCCCTGCAGCTATCAGGCGGCCAGCAGCAGCGGCTGTGCATTGCCCGCGCGTTGGCCTTAAAGCCTGCCTATCTTCTGATGGACGAGCCCTGCAGTGCCTTGGACCCGATCGCTTCGGCCAAGGTCGAAGGCCTGATCGAGGACCTGCGACGACGGTATACCATCGTGATTGTGACCCATAACCTGGCTCAGGCCCGGCGATTGGCAGACGATGTCGCCGTTTTCTGGGTTCAGGACGGATCGGGGCAAATGATCGAGTTTGGGACCAGTGAAAAGGTCTTTTCCACCCCGGACAATCCCACCTCGGCCGCCTATTTGAGTGGAATTCAGGGATAA
- a CDS encoding DEAD/DEAH box helicase produces the protein MKFTEIQLAQPFQQALAKLKYETASPIQAQAIPVLLDGKDLIGCAQTGTGKTAAFALPMLHRILETLPPKPPTERVKGKRVHNGQQTPSRPLRALVLAPTRELAAQIGESLKKYGQGTPLKHTVIFGGVSQHPQVRDLRWGVDTLVATPGRLLDLMDQGHIDLSLLEILCFDEADQMLDMGFLPALKRIVAAVPEQRQTVMFSATMPPEIRELAQKWLTNPVAIQVAAVAAPAERITQSVHYVDKRMKGALLSRYLQDTPRSRTLVFVRTKHDCDKIVRQLEKDGLRAAAIHSNKSQAVRSRTLAQFKSNRPPVLVATDIAARGLDVNDVSHVVNFDLPESPETYVHRIGRTARAGAEGVAVSFCASAERRLLRQIERLTRIEIPVEPALEGFETTEPFVRDEPRRNDRRGGGYRGNGSGGSRRFGNKSSGSSGGGGGYGKKPRRSSGSKPHASEGNHSDSSGHTSQESGGRTFTKKKPRRLNSKPKANEGNHSEPAHNSQESGGRIYPKKKPRRIGGGQAAAGGQGKPKRRRPASA, from the coding sequence ATGAAGTTTACCGAAATCCAATTGGCTCAACCCTTTCAGCAAGCTTTGGCCAAGCTGAAGTACGAAACCGCTTCGCCGATTCAAGCACAAGCGATCCCGGTTTTGTTGGACGGAAAAGACCTGATTGGCTGTGCCCAGACTGGTACCGGCAAGACGGCCGCATTTGCGCTGCCGATGCTGCACCGGATCCTGGAAACCCTGCCCCCCAAGCCACCAACTGAGCGAGTGAAGGGCAAACGCGTTCATAATGGACAGCAGACCCCTTCGCGTCCGTTGCGTGCGTTGGTGTTGGCCCCAACTCGTGAACTGGCCGCCCAGATTGGCGAAAGCTTGAAGAAATACGGCCAGGGAACTCCGCTGAAGCACACCGTGATCTTCGGTGGTGTCTCGCAGCATCCTCAGGTTCGCGATCTTCGCTGGGGTGTCGATACCCTGGTCGCAACGCCTGGTCGTTTGCTCGACCTGATGGACCAAGGTCACATCGACCTGTCGCTGCTCGAGATCCTTTGCTTCGACGAAGCGGATCAAATGCTCGACATGGGCTTCTTGCCGGCACTCAAGCGAATTGTGGCCGCCGTGCCGGAGCAGCGTCAGACCGTGATGTTCTCGGCGACGATGCCTCCAGAAATTCGCGAGTTGGCCCAGAAGTGGCTGACCAACCCAGTTGCCATTCAGGTCGCTGCCGTTGCAGCCCCTGCCGAACGAATCACCCAGTCGGTTCATTACGTCGACAAAAGGATGAAGGGTGCTCTGCTGTCACGTTATCTGCAAGATACGCCGCGCAGCCGAACCCTGGTCTTCGTCCGTACCAAGCACGACTGCGACAAGATTGTCCGACAGTTGGAAAAGGATGGCCTGCGTGCCGCGGCCATTCACAGCAACAAGAGTCAGGCTGTTCGCAGTCGCACGTTGGCCCAGTTCAAGAGCAATCGACCTCCTGTGCTGGTCGCAACCGACATTGCCGCTCGCGGTTTGGACGTGAACGATGTTTCGCACGTGGTGAACTTCGATCTGCCAGAGTCGCCAGAAACCTACGTGCACCGTATCGGCCGAACGGCTCGTGCCGGCGCCGAAGGGGTGGCCGTTTCGTTCTGTGCCAGTGCCGAACGGAGGCTGCTGCGTCAGATCGAACGTCTGACTCGTATTGAAATTCCAGTTGAACCTGCCCTCGAAGGTTTCGAGACTACGGAACCGTTTGTCCGTGACGAACCTCGTCGCAATGACCGTCGCGGTGGTGGATACCGTGGCAATGGTTCCGGCGGCTCGCGTCGCTTCGGTAACAAGTCGTCCGGCAGCAGTGGCGGTGGCGGCGGATATGGTAAGAAGCCTCGTCGGTCGAGTGGTTCGAAGCCACACGCCAGCGAAGGCAACCATTCCGACTCGTCGGGCCACACCTCGCAGGAATCGGGGGGTCGCACCTTCACCAAGAAGAAGCCACGTCGCCTCAACTCGAAGCCGAAGGCAAACGAAGGCAATCACTCGGAGCCAGCTCACAACTCGCAAGAGTCGGGCGGACGCATCTATCCGAAGAAGAAGCCACGTCGTATCGGCGGTGGCCAGGCTGCGGCCGGTGGCCAGGGCAAGCCCAAACGTCGCCGTCCCGCGAGTGCGTAA
- a CDS encoding tetratricopeptide repeat protein — protein MNIARSISASLLVLFLFSGCDVNQNGDVMVEKAAALYEEGDYEAAVPVFKKALDKPLKEYPKSVALTMLGNCYNEMGEYEESIKYHEMAIEEDPQNHRAYVNKGVVCRLMGEFDEAERMYNKALEIEPNYAELHISLGALYIHQEKYDQAVVELEKGVKLDDTLAVGHSNLAFAYATVGRFDDADRELKKAIVHGYTQPEVIRDRIEAFRAAAGEGAPAEEPVAESKEEESKDE, from the coding sequence ATGAATATCGCTCGGTCTATCTCGGCATCCCTGCTGGTTCTGTTTCTTTTTTCGGGATGCGATGTCAACCAGAATGGTGACGTCATGGTCGAAAAGGCCGCCGCTTTGTACGAAGAAGGGGACTACGAAGCTGCCGTGCCGGTCTTCAAGAAGGCCCTGGACAAGCCGCTGAAGGAATACCCCAAAAGCGTCGCGCTGACCATGTTGGGCAACTGCTACAACGAGATGGGCGAGTACGAAGAGTCGATCAAGTACCATGAAATGGCGATCGAAGAAGATCCTCAGAATCACCGCGCCTACGTCAACAAAGGGGTCGTCTGCCGACTGATGGGAGAATTTGACGAGGCTGAGCGGATGTACAACAAGGCCTTGGAAATCGAACCCAACTATGCCGAGTTACATATCAGCCTGGGTGCCCTTTACATCCACCAGGAAAAGTACGACCAGGCCGTCGTCGAACTGGAAAAAGGGGTGAAGCTGGACGACACGCTGGCCGTGGGGCATTCCAATCTGGCGTTCGCCTATGCCACGGTCGGTCGCTTTGACGACGCCGATCGCGAGCTGAAGAAAGCGATTGTGCATGGCTACACCCAACCCGAGGTGATCCGCGATCGCATCGAAGCATTCCGTGCCGCCGCCGGTGAAGGTGCCCCTGCAGAAGAGCCTGTCGCTGAATCGAAGGAAGAAGAATCGAAGGACGAGTAA